The Malus domestica chromosome 08, GDT2T_hap1 genomic interval CAAGGATGTGGATGTTGAGTACCTGTCCATTTGAATACCAGGCTCGCCATGGAGTTTGTAGAGGCAATTTGAAAGTCTTTATGGCGTATCTTGAAGATGTGACTGGTACTCTCCCATCAGTATCTCCACTGCAGGTTGCATTTAACATGAAATCTCAGCTGCTATATATAGATTAGTAAAATGTAATTGCAGTACatatgcatatgtttatatCTATGTAACATGCTGATATAATTAATTATCCTTAATCAATTGTTTAATGAAATTAATCTTCTGAAGAAGAAGGGGAACATTGGGATCACTACACTATCTTACATCAATGATCAAGGGTTTCACCTGTATATCCATAAACTTATCCCGCTTGCTATAAGCTGCTTTATGGTGGGTAGAATGGTGGTTGGGCTGTCTGTCCATCCAACTCCACTAGAGGCAACGATAAAAAATGAGTGTTAGTTATATAAAACACGTTTCTCTCGTAAAACCGTCTAACAATATCGTtaacaaacaaaccaaaaaaaaaaaaaaaaaaaaaccaaaaaaataacgGTCTAACAATATAACATAATTTATTAGTGGGAAAGCAACTCAGGACCGAGGTAttcccttcatttttttttcattaccaATTTATGAAGCATTTTAGCAAATTAAGCATCATCACTAAAGTCATTCTGCACTCTTTTATTACATATATGCAGAATGACATTTTTAGGATGCCAATAGCACCTAAAACCGACCCTTGTTATAGTGCATAATTCATGTACAATTAAgcaataaagaaagtttgtccGAAAGCATATCATATACCCGCAAGCTGACCACTCTGTAGGTTTTGCATGAAGAGCCGCTTGAACCTCCTTAAGATTTAGATAGGTTCCCACATACTTGTCAGAGCATGGATCAAAATCATCAATCTGTATCAGGATATATAACATACCATCCCAATTAATCATTATTTGAAGGCTTAATTCAGTCAAATGCATACTATTCCTTTAATATTAAGCTCTAGCTACAGATAGACTTACAGAAGATTTTGAGAGAGATTTAGTGGGTTCTGATGTTTTGCAAAGGGGAGCATAAATGTTGTAAATATCAACATTTCCAAGCTCCTCCCCAACTTGACTTCGATATTTGTCACATGCGCTGGAGAAATTGCCCGaagaaaaatcacaatattTGTGTATCCCTGCATTCGTCTCGTCGGAATTCATAGAATGTGTCCACACATAATCGTAAATCCCCAGTTCACCAGTACTATCATCGATCCAAGCATTTCCAATCTGTATGAATAATACGtgaaattttttagtgtgatgATCACATCGGCACTCGGTACTGATAATAATTTGCGTTATGACATGGATGAACAATGAAATTGATATAATAGGTTATGATATGATATTAAACATATACACTTTTCATAACCTGAATGGATTAGTAACACAACATGGTGATTTGGCAGACAAACATTAATCAAACAACAAgatattattatataaactCTACGTAGAGTAGAATTAATGAATAATTACTCACTGCAATTCCTTTGAGAttgatttttgtttgatttgtgaCTTTGTTGTTTAAGAGAATGGTGGAGGCAAGTTGAGGCACGTAATGACCGGCGTAGCTCTCTCCGGTGATGAAGAAGTCTCTGGTTTTATATTGGGGAAATCTCTCCAGCCAGTTTACAAGAAATTTGTAGGAGTCCTCTGCTGTTCTCTTGTCACCCACGTCTCCATAGTCGGATGTTGTGTTTGAATATGAGAACCCAACTCCTGCTGGTGACTCCAAGAAGATCACGTTTGCCACTGCCACACATTTTTATGGTGCTTATTATTATAATGAGTCTAAAGTTAGCGTGTTGCTTCAATACTACGGGTGTTTTAATCGTTGTTTGATTTCTACAATTGTTAAATTTTCTATTTTCAATCTCAGCTTTTCATTTTCCGTACCAGTGTTATGtcctatgaaaaaaaaaattgctaaacTTGACAGAATTTTTGTAACTATTTGGGTAGAGAATGGACATGTAGTGATCATTATTTAGTTGCTTGATTAATTAGTAATTACCGTTGTTCCAAGCATAGTCATTTCTGAATAGTGTTTTTCTATCATTGTTGACTCTGAAGGGTCCAAGTTCTTCCATGGCTCCATATCCAAAAGATGAGCATCCTGGTCCTGCATGTACACAACAGAAATCATGCACAAGAATATTGGAGGTGCGTGGCATCGGTGTAGCATGAAACTGTTGGCTGATATTAAATGACAAGTTAGCATTGAGGTCGTGTATCACCaaggaaattttaaattttaagtgGATTGTCCCGTAATAAAATTTGAAGGTAGATAGATGCTTCAATTGATATGTCAATCTTACGTGGATTAACATAAATATTGTGTCTATGACAAATGAGAAATTGCCATGTCAGCATTgagctcctttttttttttttttttctttcgagaAAAAGCATTGAGTTCTTAGAAAAAGTTGTTAGAAGATGGTGTAGCTGGCTGGTGGTTATAGTGATTACTTGGAGCTAAAGGAAGTTTGTTAGCTCTGATTTTTAAGCTATCCAAGAACTGTGAACAGTTGGAGGTGGCAGTGTTGTAGCATGAAATTCGTTTTAGTATGACATGCAAGGTTTCTTCTTTCCTCAGTGTGGTTTTCATAGCATGTAGAATTTGCAGTGTCAAATAATGTATGATTGGAGCAACTTTTGGCTCTGCTAGCTTGTTATCATACCACGTATATAaaattaggggtgtgctatccacacacctctttttacttatcTCACattccttgttaatttctatcatttgatcttcttcaattcattcgatccaacggccgaaaattaaaaaggtgtgagagaagtaaaaagaggtgtgtggatatcacatccctaaaATTAATCAAGGAATAACGTAAACTTCACGTCACAATCCAAACAATTTCCAAATTTTGGGATTTGTGTCATGTAATGGGAGTTAACCACAAGTTCATGGTTAAACTGTAATTAGACTTCATAACTTCATACTACATTAGCCCGTCCCAAGTAGTTGTGGCAAGAACAATGTGAATTGCCAAAAGTACTTTCGTGCGTGTCTTCCATGTGTTTTCCTTTCATGAAGAGAGGAAATGGTATGCCCACCACCAAGTGGGAATGAGAATATACAACACATTACATGgctcaaaaccattcaaactacTTGGTAACAGTTATTTTCATACCAGTAGAATCTTCTAGCATAGTGGCATGGGCATAAAACATCTTCATTTAGTGGTGGACCTTAACTCTTTTCAGTTTTCACGAGTAAACTATTTAATAGTCCTCTAGAATATCAAATACATCAGATTTTTTAACtattagattttaattttatactTCTAATCAAAGGtctaaagattaaaaaattcgaAATATCCGATACTCCGAAGTATCATAGAAAAGATGACACCCTCATGATTTCCTCAAGAATTATACCACTCAATACgtgttatatttatatgtattagAAAACGCACTACATACATACGGGGACAGTTGGTGTTCAAGAGCACAAGATTAGTGGGAATTCTTGCAAGCTAGTGTTGTCCACCTAGCTAGCTACTTAGCTGGCCAGGAAATACATGGGATGTAAACCCCATATGCATATCATTCTTTTTTACTTTAAGCACTAGTTGTATATATCGTGGTTGCTTACATCAAATTTTATGATGATATATAGCTAAACAACAAACCGATCGATATCGTCTTAAGTCCATTATTATAGTGGTTCTAGCTGTTTTCCAATGTTCTTTTCCCTTAAAATAAGACTGCTGTCACAAATGATGATGTTATCACGTTATCCATGGATTTGTTGTTTTCTTATTGAAATTAACTAAAACTTACTCCGAGTGGTTATATACCTTTTGACCAAAGAACAAAAAGAGTGGGTCTATAGTTTGTTACGAATAaatgtataaataaaatattttatgtaTAGCCTAATAATATATTTGCTGAAGTTggcattatatatattataggaGATTTTCACTGTGATTTCAGATATGTGGCATATGGTCGTTCCTAGTTTTTTTACTGGAATGATGTCTTACAAGTTACAAGTGCCATAGAAACTGATACAGTATGGTAATACATACATCTTTTATTAGACGTCAGCCGGATATGTTTAAGTTATATACTCATGTCACTTTAAATTAAAAAGGTAAGAAACTTAATGGTAACCTTTATAAGTCCAAACATGATCCACCACCAACATCAGTGATATATCCTAATTTACCACTTATTATAAGGTGTTgagttttattacaaaatgtGTCGGTGATATTAGGGGTGGGAACTCCCACATATTAAATGTACATTAATTGTCGTATGACTAATGTGAGATCCTATTCTCTAACACTTCAAGGATAGAATAATTGTATAGTAAGACTTCTAAGCAATATTTACCTCCATTTAACCATAGCACCAAAGGTTTAGTTGATGAATCCTGGGGCGACTCTACAAAGTAGTAGAACAATGCTCTCCCGGCTTTCTGGTCCACAGTAACATACCCTGCATATTGGTCAAAGTTTACGCCTTGAGGTTGTCCTGGCAAAGAACCAATCTTATCAGCTTCCTTCAAACCATTTTGGAATCCAACATAAACTGGTGAAAATTGGTCATCTGCAACATTTGAGCCATCCCATAAGTCTGCCCGAGGAGGATTCGCAGATTTGCGAGACTTAATCAACTTGTTGAGGTTGTCGATTTGGTTCGCGTTGCATGATATGAGGAGAAAGGTTAACTGGTAGCTGGAGAGGAGAAGCAAACATGTAAGGAGTGAAAGATTCATGATTATCCAGTATTTTGGTTACTTGAATATGCTGGTGGACTAGTAGAGTATCAAACGCTAGCTTTTAGTATTTATAGGAATAAAGTCAAGAACTGAAAGTTCGGGAGGAGAATACTAAGGCCTTATCTTTGGGACAACATACAGCATATATACCATGACCTGTGGCCATCCAAATCCTATCATTGTCAAAAGATTCTAGAAGGCTTTTTCTTCGGACATATATACGCGGATCGAAACCATATGCATCTAGCTTAGAATTGGAGAAAAAGGGTGTTTAAGAGTCATTGTGTGGCATAATACTCAACACTGTCATGTGATGGTAGTAGCGGAGCTACACTGGGGCAATGGGTGTTCACGATCCCAATAACctagtgttttttcttttgtattttttttattgacccCTTAACCAATGCAAATAGTACCTAACAAGCAGTGAAGCCCGCGCGATGCTGCGGGATTCAAAACTGTCTGGTTGCACTGCTTTGATGCGTCCCACAACATCTTGCAATTTGGCAATCCAATATCATAAGATTATAGGATGAAAAAATGTTGGCAAACAAAAATGGCATATAGATGTAGGTTTATAAATGTGTTTAATTACCTATGAGAATTTCAACTTTATCTACACGGGATAACAATTCACTGTAATCCACTAAATAAAAGTGATGCTCAGGAATGTATGGAGGTCCTTCTGTTATTTGTCTACGGGAAAGCCAAGCGTTGTTAGTAGATGATGTTAAATATTTTGTAGATGCAATAAAAAGAATTCCTCTCAAGGTAATTACAAATTCTCACTCTCCCAAATCTTACTTTGTCAAATGCTTAGAGAATTACTCATTCAATAAacccataaaaattaaaaactctaacctacaaaaataaataaaacaatataCAATCAAATTACAGGAATATAGACAAAGTACCAATTACATCTCAAATCTTTTATAAGGGGTCTTTTCCACATAACAGCGTCAACCAAATATCGGAGCATACAAATAAACGATATTAAACTTTTCAACCAACAAAACCAAATATTCAATCAATTCAACCTACATATTAAATATTGTTCTCAACCCCTGTTGAAGAAAGGATAATACAGAGAACTGACTAAGTAAATATTATAGTCAATATCCTGCAAATTTGCACATTAATATAGATGTGATTTAACTGATCAAATGtgatttaattttgtatttcaATCTGAACAAAGGCCACCCTTCAGACATAGTTCAACATAAATCAACGCGGAAAAATATTAAGAATTAAATTaatcaaatacaaaaatagTTGTAGGTCATGGGATATCACTTTGGGATTTTCGTGGTttacattttctttaaaaataagtCAGTGCTTGATCATCTAGTCCTCCAACCTTCTGTTTCTGCAGAAGATTCAAATCAGAACCATTAAATTTCAGACGAAACAAAATTAGAGGAAAAAGTGGTGCTTCCTACTTCAAACAATGAAAATGCGAATATTTGATCCCAATTATCCTTGAGTGACCTAAAAGAAGGTTGGCCACTAGGACTGCTTACTTGAGCTCAACTGAAGCTCAATGGGGTCAGAGACGGAAATAGAACCCAAGGAGGAGAAAGAACGGTCAAGGCCAAATTTATACAACTAATTACCATTCAATCATATTAGGGGAAAATAATTAAACTATACAATAACAACAATTAAATCTT includes:
- the LOC103428808 gene encoding serine carboxypeptidase 1-like isoform X1 — protein: MNLSLLTCLLLLSSYQLTFLLISCNANQIDNLNKLIKSRKSANPPRADLWDGSNVADDQFSPVYVGFQNGLKEADKIGSLPGQPQGVNFDQYAGYVTVDQKAGRALFYYFVESPQDSSTKPLVLWLNGGPGCSSFGYGAMEELGPFRVNNDRKTLFRNDYAWNNVANVIFLESPAGVGFSYSNTTSDYGDVGDKRTAEDSYKFLVNWLERFPQYKTRDFFITGESYAGHYVPQLASTILLNNKVTNQTKINLKGIAIGNAWIDDSTGELGIYDYVWTHSMNSDETNAGIHKYCDFSSGNFSSACDKYRSQVGEELGNVDIYNIYAPLCKTSEPTKSLSKSSIDDFDPCSDKYVGTYLNLKEVQAALHAKPTEWSACGGVGWTDSPTTILPTIKQLIASGISLWIYSGDTDGRVPVTSSRYAIKTFKLPLQTPWRAWYSNGQVGGYVAGYKGLTFTTIRGAGHMVPSYQPQRSLTFISSFLQGKLPPSS
- the LOC103428808 gene encoding serine carboxypeptidase 1-like isoform X3, translated to MNLSLLTCLLLLSSYQLTFLLISCNANQIDNLNKLIKSRKSANPPRADLWDGSNVADDQFSPVYVGFQNGLKEADKIGSLPGQPQGVNFDQYAGYVTVDQKAGRALFYYFVESPQDSSTKPLVLWLNGGPGCSSFGYGAMEELGPFRVNNDRKTLFRNDYAWNNVANVIFLESPAGVGFSYSNTTSDYGDVGDKRTAEDSYKFLVNWLERFPQYKTRDFFITGESYAGHYVPQLASTILLNNKVTNQTKINLKGIAIGNAWIDDSTGELGIYDYVWTHSMNSDETNAGIHKYCDFSSGNFSSACDKYRSQVGEELGNVDIYNIYAPLCKTSEPTKSLSKSSIDDFDPCSDKYVGTYLNLKEVQAALHAKPTEWSACGGVGWTDSPTTILPTIKQLIASGISLWIYSGDTDGRVPVTSSRYAIKTFKLPLQTPWRAWYSNGQTKPQ
- the LOC103428808 gene encoding serine carboxypeptidase 1-like isoform X2; the encoded protein is MNLSLLTCLLLLSSYQLTFLLISCNANQIDNLNKLIKSRKSANPPRADLWDGSNVADDQFSPVYVGFQNGLKEADKIGSLPGQPQGVNFDQYAGYVTVDQKAGRALFYYFVESPQDSSTKPLVLWLNGGPGCSSFGYGAMEELGPFRVNNDRKTLFRNDYAWNNVANVIFLESPAGVGFSYSNTTSDYGDVGDKRTAEDSYKFLVNWLERFPQYKTRDFFITGESYAGHYVPQLASTILLNNKVTNQTKINLKGIAIGNAWIDDSTGELGIYDYVWTHSMNSDETNAGIHKYCDFSSGNFSSACDKYRSQVGEELGNVDIYNIYAPLCKTSEPTKSLSKSSIDDFDPCSDKYVGTYLNLKEVQAALHAKPTEWSACGGVGWTDSPTTILPTIKQLIASGISLWIYSGDTDGRVPVTSSRYAIKTFKLPLQTPWRAWYSNGQVVHSRCLIISHSQFFNERLQW